A genomic window from Camelina sativa cultivar DH55 chromosome 2, Cs, whole genome shotgun sequence includes:
- the LOC104725585 gene encoding transcription factor bHLH137-like → MATFSYFQNYPHSLLDPLLFPTPNSSVDITGIIDQNILHSLPNVSTIEDTSVYPFLDEYNVDKTESDSFKKQANTTKTATTGSSSCDQLNNGPSTTTTNGKVRRRKIKNDSNSKEGVEGKKRKIQRSEVKEKRGSKEEPPKDYIHVRARRGQATDSHSLAERVRREKISERMRTLQKLVPGCDKVTGKALMLDEIINYVQTLQNQVEFLSMKLASTSPVVYDFGSDLDGLILTSEMGSPDVGTSLTNTMSTTTPIFPSLLDNSLVNTHAQLQEGGGEEREKFVDRSGFNDNSFCSFP, encoded by the exons ATGGCAACTTTCTCTTATTTCCAAAACTACCCTCATTCCCTTCTTGATCCTCTTCTCTTCCCTACACCTAACTCCTCCGTTGATATCACTGGTATAATCGATCAAAATATTCTCCATTCACTACCAAACGTTTCTACAATCGAAGACACTTCCGTGTACCCTTTTCTTGATGAGTATAATGTTGACAAAACCGAAAGCGATAGTTTTAAGAAACAGGCCAACACAACCAAAACCGCAACCACCGGCTCGTCTTCTTGCGACCAGCTGAACAATGGGCCATCGACCACCACCACTAATGGTAAAGTCCGTCGGAGGAAGATCAAAAACGATTCTAACTCTAAG gaaGGAGtagagggaaaaaaaagaaaaatacagagaagTGAAgtcaaagagaagagaggaagcaaAGAAGAGCCTCCTAAAGATTACATTCACGTTCGAGCTAGAAGAGGCCAAGCTACTGATAGCCACAGCCTTGCTGAGAgg gtgagaagagaaaagataagtGAGCGGATGAGGACTCTGCAAAAGCTTGTTCCGGGCTGTGATAAG GTAACAGGGAAGGCCCTCATGTTGGATGAGATTATAAATTATGTTCAGACCTTGCAGAATCAAGTTGAG TTTTTGTCGATGAAGCTAGCTTCTACTAGTCCGGTGGTCTATGACTTTGGTTCCGACCTTGATGGCCTCATACTTACATCCGAG ATGGGATCCCCAGACGTAGGAACGTCTTTAACCAATACAATGTCAACAACTACTCCTATCTTCCCTTCACTATTGGATAATTCTTTAGTAAACACACATGCACAGCTTCag GAAGggggaggagaagaaagagagaagtttGTAGACAGAAGTGGGTTCAACGACAACAGCTTCTGTTCTTTCCCTTGA
- the LOC104752510 gene encoding chaperone protein ClpC1, chloroplastic-like: MWIDCYVRYLFPCVNFLCELSGHNYIASEHLLLELLREGEGIVVRVLEKLGADPSNIRTQVIRMVGENNEVTANVGGESSNNKMQTLEEYGTNLTKLAEEGKLDPVVGRQPQIERVVQILGRRTKNNPCLIGEPGVRKTAIVEGLLHRIASGDVPETTKGKKVIKLDMGLLVAGTKDSGEFKERLKKLVEEVRQSDEIILFINELHTLIGDGREEGAIDVANILKPALARGDMQMQCIGATTLDEYRKHIEKDPALERRFEPVNVPEPTVDETIQILKGLRERYEIHHKLRYTEYSLVAAAQLSYQYISDRFLPDKAIDLIDEAGSRVRLRHSQVPEEAWELEKELREITKEKNEAVRGQDFEKAGALRDREIELRAEVSAIQAKGKEMSKAESETGEEGPMVTESDIQHIVSSWTGIPVEKVSTDESHRLLKMEETIESSRGSL; the protein is encoded by the exons ATGTGGATTGATTGTTATGTACGGTACCTATTCCCTTGTGTTAATTTCTTGTGTGAATTATCAGGTCACAACTACATTGCATCCGAGCACCTTTTGCTTGAGTTGCTACGTGAAGGTGAAGGTATTGTAGTTCGTGTCCTTGAGAAGTTAGGTGCTGATCCGAGTAATATTCGCACTCAG GTGATACGCATGGTGGGTGAGAACAATGAGGTAACAGCTAACGTTGGGGGAGAAAGCAGTAACAATAAGATGCAAACTCTTGAAGAGTACGGGACAAACTTGACAAAACTGGCTGAGGAG GGTAAATTGGACCCAGTTGTTGGAAGGCAGCCGCAAATAGAACGTGTGGTGCAAATTCTTGGCAGGAGAACCAAGAACAACCCTTGTCTTATTGGAGAACCTGGTGTTCGTAAGACCGCTATTGTTGAAGGACTTTTACATCGTATTGCCAGTGGAGATGTTCCTGAAACCACTAAAGGGAAGAAG GTTATAAAACTTGACATGGGTCTTCTAGTTGCTGGAACAAAAGATAGTGGAGAGTttaaagagagattaaaaaagcTTGTGGAGGAAGTAAGACAGAGCGACGAGATAATCTTATTTATCAATGAATTGCATACTTTGATTGGGGATGGAAGAGAAGAAGGTGCAATTGATGTAGCTAACATTTTGAAACCAGCACTCGCTAGAGGTGACATGCAGATGCAG TGCATTGGAGCGACAACGTTAGATGAATACAGAAAGCACATTGAGAAAGACCCTGCATTGGAAAGAAGATTCGAGCCGGTGAACGTACCTGAACCTACTGTGGATGAAACTATTCAAATCCTTAAGGGATTGCGAGAGCGATATGAAATTCACCACAAGCTTCGTTACACTGAATATTCTTTAGTAGCAGCTGCTCAGTTGTCATACCAGTATATAAG TGATCGTTTCCTTCCTGACAAGGCAATTGACTTGATTGATGAAGCTGGTTCTCGGGTTCGACTTCGTCATTCACAG GTCCCGGAGGAAGCTTGGGAGCTTGAGAAAGAGCTTAGGGAGATaacaaaggagaagaatgaAGCTGTCCGTGGCCAAGACTTTGAGAAG GCTGGGGCACTTCGGGATAGAGAGATTGAACTTAGAGCTGAGGTATCTGCTATCCAAGCAAAAGGAAAGGAAATGAGCAAAGCAGAGAGTGAGACCGGTGAGGAAGGTCCTATGGTCACGGAGTCAGACATCCAACACATCGTATCTTCATGGACTGGTATTCCCGTAGAGAAAGTATCAACCGATGAGTCTCACCGCCTTCTCAAGATGGAAGAAACTATCGAATCCTCAAGGGGGTCTCTCTGA
- the LOC104752518 gene encoding chaperone protein ClpC1, chloroplastic-like, which translates to MAKRSVYXEQILLGLIGVGTGITAKVLKSMGINLKNARVEVEKIIGRGSGFVAVEIPFTPRAKHVLELSLEEARQLGHNYIGSEHLLLGLLREGEGVAARVLENLGADPSNIRTQVIRMVGENNEVTANVGGGSSNNKMPTLEEYGTNLTKLAEEGKLDPVVGRQPQIERVVQILGRRTKNNPCLIGEPGVGKTAIAEGLAQRIASGDVPETIEGKKVITLDMGLLVAGTKYRGEFEERLKKLMEEIRQSDEIILFIDEVHTLIGAGAAEGAIDAANILKPALARGELQCIGATTLDEYRKHIEKDPALERRFQPVKVPEPTVDETIQILKGLRERYEIHHKLRYTDDSLVAAAQLSYQYISDRFLPDKAIDLIDEAGSRVRLRHAQVPEEARELEKELRQITKEKNEAVRGQDFEKAGTLRDREIELRAEVSAIQAKGKEMSKAESETGEEGPMVTESDIQHIVSSWTGIPVEKVSTDESDRLLKMEETLHKRIIGQDEAVKAISRAIRRARVGLKNPNRPIASFIFSGPTGVGKSELAKALAAYYFGSEEAMIRLDMSEFMERHTVSKLIGSPPGYVGYTEGGQLTEAVRRRPYTVVLFDEIEKAHPDVFNMMLQILEDGRLTDSKGRTVDFKNTLLIMTSNVGSSVIEKGGRRIGFDLDYDEKDSSYNRIKSLVTEELKQYFRPEFLNRLDEMIVFRQLTKLEVKEIADILLKEVFERLKKKEIELQVTERFKERVVDEGYNPSYGARPLRRAIMRLLEDSMAEKMLAREIKEGDSVIVDVDAEGTVTVLNGGSGTPTTSLEEQEDSLPVA; encoded by the exons ATGGCAAAA AGGAGCGTTTATANTGAACAAATTCTTCTAGGTCTCATTGGTGTAGGTACTGGAATTACTGCTAAAGTTTTGAAATCCATGGGGATTAACCTAAAAAATGCACGTGTGGAGGTAGAGAAAATTATTGGAAGGGGCAGTGGCTTTGTTGCTGTTGAGATCCCATTCACTCCTCGTGCCAAGCATGTCCTTGAACTCTCACTAGAGGAAGCTCGCCAACTTG GTCACAATTACATTGGATCGGAGCACCTTCTGCTTGGGTTGCTACGTGAAGGTGAAGGTGTTGCAGCTAGAGTCCTTGAGAATTTAGGTGCTGATCCTAGTAATATTCGCACTCAG GTGATACGCATGGTGGGTGAGAACAATGAGGTAACTGCTAACGTTGGGGGAGGAAGCAGTAACAATAAGATGCCAACCCTTGAAGAGTACGGGACAAACTTGACGAAACTGGCTGAGGAG GGTAAATTGGACCCAGTTGTTGGAAGGCAGCCGCAAATAGAACGTGTGGTGCAAATTCTTGGCAGGAGAACCAAGAACAACCCTTGTCTTATTGGAGAACCTGGTGTTGGTAAGACAGCTATTGCTGAAGGACTTGCGCAACGTATTGCGAGTGGAGATGTTCCTGAAACCATTGAAGGGAAGAAG GTTATAACACTTGACATGGGTCTTCTAGTTGCTGGAACAAAATATCGTGGAGAGTTtgaagagagattaaaaaagcTTATGGAGGAAATTAGACAGAGCGACGAGATAATCTTATTTATCGATGAAGTGCATACTTTGATTGGGGCTGGAGCAGCGGAAGGTGCTATTGATGCAGCTAACATTTTGAAACCAGCTCTCGCTAGAGGTGAATTGCAG TGCATTGGAGCGACAACATTAGATGAATACCGAAAGCACATTGAGAAAGACCCTGCGTTGGAAAGAAGATTCCAGCCAGTGAAAGTACCTGAACCTACCGTGGATGAAACTATTCAAATCCTTAAGGGACTGCGAGAGCGATATGAAATTCACCACAAGCTTCGTTACACTGACGATTCTTTAGTAGCAGCTGCTCAATTGTCATACCAGTATATAAG TGATCGTTTCCTTCCTGACAAAGCAATTGACTTGATCGATGAAGCTGGTTCTCGGGTTCGACTTCGTCATGCACAG GTCCCGGAGGAAGCTAGGGAGCTCGAGAAGGAGCTTAGGCAgataacaaaagagaagaatgaaGCTGTCCGTGGCCAAGATTTTGAGAAG GCTGGGACACTTCGGGATAGAGAAATTGAACTTAGAGCTGAGGTATCTGCTATCCAAGCAAAAGGAAAGGAGATGAGCAAAGCAGAGAGTGAGACCGGTGAGGAAGGTCCTATGGTCACGGAGTCAGACATCCAACACATTGTATCTTCATGGACTGGTATTCCCGTAGAGAAAGTATCAACTGATGAGTCTGATCGCCTTCTCAAGATGGAAGAAACCCTCCACAAACGTATCATAGGCCAAGATGAAGCTGTCAAAGCCATAAGCCGAGCCATTCGCCGTGCACGTGTTGGACTCAAGAACCCTAACCGTCCGATCGCTAGTTTCATATTCTCAGGTCCAACCGGTGTTGGGAAATCCGAGCTTGCCAAAGCTTTGGCAGCTTACTACTTTGGTTCTGAAGAAGCCATGATTCGTCTAGATATGAGTGAGTTCATGGAGAGGCACACTGTCTCCAAACTCATCGGTTCACCTCCTGGATACGTCGGATACACTGAAGGAGGTCAGCTAACAGAAGCGGTTAGACGTCGCCCTTACACAGTCGTTCTGTTCGACGAGATCGAGAAAGCCCATCCAGATGTTTTCAACATGATGCttcaaatccttgaagatggtagATTAACAGACAGCAAAGGAAGAACAGTTGACTTCAAAAACACACTTCTCATCATGACATCGAACGTTGGAAGTAGCGTGATCGAGAAAGGAGGAAGACGTATTGGGTTCGACTTGGACTACGACGAGAAAGACAGCAGTTACAACAGAATCAAGAGCCTTGTAACAGAGGAGCTGAAGCAGTACTTCAGACCAGAGTTCCTGAACAGGCTAGACGAGATGATCGTGTTCAGACAGCTAACAAAACTGGAAGTGAAAGAAATTGCTGACATCCTGTTGAAGGAAGTGTTCGAGAgactgaagaagaaagagattgagCTTCAGGTGACTGAGAGGTTCAAAGAGAGAGTAGTAGACGAAGGTTACAACCCTAGCTATGGAGCGAGACCGTTGAGAAGAGCCATCATGAGGCTGTTAGAGGATAGCATGGCAGAGAAAATGCTAGCGAGAGAGATCAAAGAAGGAGACTCAGTGATTGTGGACGTTGACGCTGAAGGTACCGTAACTGTGCTGAATGGTGGAAGTGGAACTCCCACTACATCCTTGGAGGAGCAGGAAGATTCTCTCCCCGTTGCTTGA
- the LOC104725596 gene encoding chaperone protein ClpC1, chloroplastic-like: MAMATRVLAQSTPPSLACYQRNVPSRGSGRSRRSVKMMCSQLQVSGSRMQGFMGLRGSNALDTLGSTRQDFHSKVRQSMNVPKGKASRCTVKAMFERFTEKAIKVIMLAQEEARRLGHNFVGTEQILLGLIGEGTGIAAKVLKSMGINLKDARVEVEKIIGRGSGFVAVEIPFTPRAKRVLELSLEEARQLGHNYIGSEHLLLGLLREGEGVAARVLENLGADPSNIRTQVIRMVGENNEVTANVGGGSSNNKMPTLEEYGTNLTKLAEEGKLDPVVGRQPQIERVVQILGRRTKNNPCLIGEPGVGKTAIAEGLAQRIASGDVPETIEGKKVITLDMGLLVAGTKYRGEFEERLKKLMEEIRQSDEIILFIDEVHTLIGAGAAEGAIDAANILKPALARGELQCIGATTLDEYRKHIEKDPALERRFQPVKVPEPTVDETIQILKGLRERYEIHHKLRYTDDSLVAAAQLSYQYISDRFLPDKAIDLIDEAGSRVRLRHAQVPEEARELEKELRQITKEKNEAVRGQDFEKAGTLRDREIELRAEVSAIQAKGKEMSKAESETGEEGPMVTESDIQHIVSSWTGIPVEKVSTDESDRLLKMEETLHKRIIGQDEAVKAISRAIRRARVGLKNPNRPIASFIFSGPTGVGKSELAKALAAYYFGSEEAMIRLDMSEFMERHTVSKLIGSPPGYVGYTEGGQLTEAVRRRPYTVVLFDEIEKAHPDVFNMMLQILEDGRLTDSKGRTVDFKNTLLIMTSNVGSSVIEKGGRRIGFDLDYDEKDSSYNRIKSLVTEELKQYFRPEFLNRLDEMIVFRQLTKLEVKEIADILLKEVFERLKKKEIELQVTERFKERVVDEGYNPSYGARPLRRAIMRLLEDSMAEKMLAREIKEGDSVIVDVDAEGTVTVLNGGSGTPTTSLEEQEDSLPVA; this comes from the exons ATGGCTATGGCCACAAGGGTGCTGGCTCAATCTACTCCACCTTCTTTAGCCTGTTACCAGAGGAATGTCCCCTCACGTGGTTCTGGTAGATCGAGAAGATCGGTGAAAATGATGTGTAGTCAGCTACAAGTGTCTGGCTCAAGAATGCAAGGGTTTATGGGATTACGTGGGAGCAATGCCTTAGACACTCTTGGAAGTACCCGTCAAGATTTCCATTCCAAGGTGCGGCAGTCTATGAATGTGCCCAAGGGGAAAGCCAGCCGGTGTACCGTCAAAGCAATGTTTGAAAGATTTACTGAGAAGGCTATCAAAGTTATTATGCTTGCTCAGGAGGAAGCTAGAAGACTTGGCCACAATTTTGTGGGAACCGAACAAATTCTTCTTGGTCTCATTGGTGAAGGTACTGGTATTGCTGCTAAAGTTTTGAAATCCATGGGGATTAACTTAAAAGATGCACGTGTGGAGGTTGAGAAGATTATTGGAAGGGGCAGTGGCTTTGTTGCTGTTGAGATCCCATTCACTCCTCGTGCCAAGCGTGTTCTTGAACTCTCACTAGAGGAAGCTCGCCAACTTG GTCACAATTACATTGGATCGGAGCACCTTCTGCTTGGGTTGCTACGTGAAGGTGAAGGTGTTGCAGCTAGAGTCCTTGAGAATTTAGGTGCTGATCCTAGTAATATTCGCACTCAG GTGATACGCATGGTGGGTGAGAACAATGAGGTAACTGCTAACGTTGGGGGAGGAAGCAGTAACAATAAGATGCCAACCCTTGAAGAGTACGGGACAAACTTGACGAAACTGGCTGAGGAG GGTAAATTGGACCCAGTTGTTGGAAGGCAGCCGCAAATAGAACGTGTGGTGCAAATTCTTGGCAGGAGAACCAAGAACAACCCTTGTCTTATTGGAGAACCTGGTGTTGGTAAGACAGCTATTGCTGAAGGACTTGCGCAACGTATTGCGAGTGGAGATGTTCCTGAAACCATTGAAGGGAAGAAG GTTATAACACTTGACATGGGTCTTCTAGTTGCTGGAACAAAATATCGTGGAGAGTTtgaagagagattaaaaaagcTTATGGAGGAAATTAGACAGAGCGACGAGATAATCTTATTTATCGATGAAGTGCATACTTTGATTGGAGCTGGAGCAGCGGAAGGTGCTATTGATGCAGCTAACATTTTGAAACCAGCTCTCGCTAGAGGTGAATTGCag TGCATCGGAGCGACAACATTAGATGAATACAGAAAGCACATTGAGAAAGACCCTGCGTTGGAAAGAAGATTCCAGCCGGTGAAAGTACCTGAACCTACCGTGGATGAAACTATTCAAATCCTTAAGGGTCTGCGAGAGCGATATGAAATTCACCACAAGCTTCGTTACACTGACGATTCTTTAGTAGCAGCTGCTCAGCTGTCATACCAGTATATAAG TGATCGTTTCCTTCCTGACAAGGCAATTGACTTGATCGATGAAGCTGGTTCTCGGGTTCGACTTCGTCATGCACAG GTTCCGGAGGAAGCTAGGGAGCTTGAGAAGGAGCTTAGGCAGATaacaaaggagaagaatgaAGCTGTCCGTGGCCAAGACTTTGAGAAG GCTGGGACACTTCGGGATAGAGAAATTGAACTTAGAGCTGAGGTATCTGCTATCCAAGCAAAAGGAAAGGAGATGAGCAAAGCAGAGAGTGAGACCGGTGAGGAAGGTCCTATGGTCACGGAGTCAGACATCCAACACATTGTATCTTCATGGACTGGTATTCCCGTAGAGAAAGTATCAACCGACGAGTCTGATCGCCTTCTCAAGATGGAAGAAACCCTCCACAAACGTATCATAGGCCAAGACGAAGCTGTCAAAGCCATAAGCCGAGCCATTCGCCGTGCACGTGTTGGACTCAAGAACCCTAACCGTCCAATCGCTAGTTTCATATTCTCTGGTCCAACCGGTGTTGGGAAATCCGAGCTTGCTAAAGCTTTGGCAGCTTACTACTTTGGTTCTGAAGAAGCCATGATTCGTCTAGATATGAGTGAGTTCATGGAGAGGCACACTGTCTCCAAACTCATCGGTTCACCTCCTGGATACGTCGGATACACTGAAGGAGGTCAGCTAACAGAAGCGGTTAGACGTCGCCCTTACACAGTCGTTCTGTTCGACGAGATCGAGAAAGCCCATCCAGATGTTTTCAACATGATGCttcaaatccttgaagatggtagACTAACAGACAGCAAAGGAAGAACAGTGGACTTCAAAAACACACTACTCATCATGACATCGAACGTTGGAAGCAGCGTGATCGAGAAAGGAGGAAGACGTATCGGGTTCGACTTAGACTACGACGAGAAAGACAGCAGTTACAACAGAATTAAGAGCCTTGTAACAGAGGAGCTGAAGCAGTACTTCAGACCAGAGTTCCTGAACAGGCTAGACGAGATGATTGTGTTCAGACAGCTAACAAAACTGGAAGTGAAAGAAATTGCTGACATCCTGTTGAAGGAAGTGTTCGAGAgactgaagaagaaagagattgagCTTCAGGTGACTGAGAGGTTCAAAGAGAGAGTAGTAGACGAAGGTTACAACCCTAGCTATGGAGCGAGACCGTTGAGAAGAGCCATCATGAGGCTGTTAGAGGATAGCATGGCAGAGAAAATGCTAGCGAGAGAGATCAAAGAAGGAGACTCAGTGATTGTGGACGTTGACGCTGAAGGTACCGTAACTGTGCTGAATGGTGGAAGTGGAACTCCCACTACATCCTTGGAGGAGCAGGAAGATTCTCTCCCCGTTGCTTGA
- the LOC104752525 gene encoding glutathione S-transferase T3-like — MASNNTPNIRKLVHNRPQPPSQSEETAEQRRERGLWSSQDDLVLISAWLNTSKDAVVGNSQKAGSFWIRIGYYYETSSHVCGGAEPRRPHHCRQRWQKISKEVSRFCGAFAEAEGEKASGMNDVDVLQNAHQIYTKLYKKKFALEYAWTVLRFEQKWANLETMNPTPKTTSSNKRKADDAAGSTSSVVGEHESRPPGIKATKKLRNKGKDKATPSAEFSHMWEIK; from the exons ATGGCATCAAACAATACTCCTAACA TTCGCAAACTAGTTCACAACCGACCTCAACCTCCTAGTCAATCAGAAGAGACAGCAGAACAGCGTAGGGAGAGAGGGTTATGGTCTTCACAAGATGACTTAGTCCTGATAAGTGCCTGGTTAAACACATCGAAGGATGCAGTAGTTGGGAATAGCCAAAAGGCAGGGTCCTTTTGGATCCGTATAGGATACTATTACGAAACAAGTAGTCATGTATGTGGTGGTGCTGAGCCTAGGCGTCCTCACCATTGTAgacaaagatggcaaaaaaTCAGTAAGGAAGTGAGCAGGTTCTGTGGAGCTTTTGCAGAGGCAGAGGGTGAGAAAGCTAGTGGCATGAACGATGTAGACGTTTTACAAAATGCTCACCAAATCTACACGAAGctgtacaagaagaagtttgcTTTGGAGTATGCTTGGACTGTGCTACGCTTTGAACAGAAATGGGCAAACCTGGAGACTATGAACCCCACTCCAAAGACAACCAGTTCGAACAAAAGGAAAGCTGATGATGCTGCTGGATCGACAAGTTCTGTCGTTGGTGAGCACGAGAGCAGACCTCCGGGCATAAAGGCAACAAAAAAACTAAGGAACAAAGGCAAAGATAAGGCTACACCATCTGCAGAGTTTAGTCACATGTGGGAGATAAAATAG